One genomic segment of Acinetobacter oleivorans DR1 includes these proteins:
- the rplQ gene encoding 50S ribosomal protein L17: protein MRHRNSGVKLGRTSSHRKAMFQNLANSLFEHELIKTTVPKAKELRRVAEPLITLAKNDTVANRRLAFARTRNAATVGKLFTVLGPRYKERNGGYLRVLKAGFRAGDAAPMAYVELVDREVNTSAE from the coding sequence ATGCGTCATCGTAATAGTGGTGTGAAATTAGGCCGTACAAGCAGCCATCGTAAAGCGATGTTCCAAAACTTGGCTAATTCTTTATTTGAACACGAGTTGATTAAAACAACTGTTCCTAAAGCTAAAGAATTACGTCGTGTTGCTGAGCCTTTAATCACTCTAGCAAAAAACGATACTGTAGCAAATCGTCGTTTAGCATTTGCTCGTACTCGTAATGCTGCAACTGTAGGTAAATTATTTACCGTACTCGGCCCTCGTTACAAAGAACGTAACGGCGGTTATCTACGTGTTCTTAAAGCGGGCTTCCGTGCTGGTGATGCAGCACCGATGGCTTACGTTGAGCTAGTAGATCGTGAAGTGAATACTTCAGCTGAATAA